From Penicillium psychrofluorescens genome assembly, chromosome: 6, one genomic window encodes:
- a CDS encoding uncharacterized protein (ID:PFLUO_009351-T1.cds;~source:funannotate) → MPSFSNWFAAGLMATSAMAMPHAHVKRTTSKRGAAYNDVALVNSLGGSGAVGWAYDWSLGSLLGSTTGLPNGVQYVPQIWGTSDLDSVATAVNTLLHSGSQYILGFNEPDMTSQSNIDPTDAANYYATQIVPFKGHAKLISPAVTSSMTPGMGLSWFEEFMGEGGSSCNLTGLAVHWYGDTADEFTTFVQQAMSTASQYGLPEVWVTEFALNADVNGVVDPDTTSAFLDSVLPWLDGQDQVTHYSYFMTAENYLVTDGSLNSVGNAYVSAA, encoded by the coding sequence atgcCTTCCTTCAGCAACTGGTTCGCCGCCGGCCTGATGGCCacctcggccatggccatgccgCATGCGCACGTCAAGCGCACGACCTCCAAGCGCGGCGCGGCCTACAACGACGTCGCGCTGGTCAACTccctcggcggcagcggcgcCGTGGGCTGGGCCTACGACTGGTCGCTGGGCAGCTTGCTGGGCAGCACCACCGGCCTCCCCAACGGCGTCCAGTACGTACCCCAGATCTGGGGCACGAGCGACCTCGACTCCGTGGCCACTGCCGTGAATACCCTCCTCCACAGCGGCAGCCAGTACatcctcggcttcaacgAGCCCGACATGACCTCGCAGTCCAACATCGACCCCACCGACGCTGCCAACTACTACGCCACCCAGATCGTGCCGTTCAAGGGTCACGCCAAGCTGATCTCGCCGGCCGTGACCTCGTCCATGACTCCGGGTATGGGCCTGAGCTGGTTCGAGGAATTCATGGGCGAGGGTGGCTCTTCGTGCAATCTGACCGGTCTCGCTGTGCACTGGTACGGCGATACCGCCGATGAGTTCACCACCTTTGTCCAGCAAGCTATGAGCACGGCGTCCCAGTACGGCCTGCCCGAGGTTTGGGTGACGGAGTTTGCGCTCAACGCTGATGTCAACGGCGTCGTCGACCCCGACACCACCAGTGCCTTCCTTGACAGCGTCCTCCCCTGGCTCGACGGCCAGGATCAGGTCACTCACTACTCCTACTTCATGACTGCTGAGAACTATCTCGTCACTGATGGGAGCCTCAACTCGGTTGGCAACGCTTACGTTTCTGCTGCGTAA